The Sulfuriferula thiophila genome window below encodes:
- a CDS encoding chemotaxis protein CheW, with protein MQNTMHMNGNSEESTGHEFLAFTLGAEEYGIDILKVQEIRGYESPTRIANAPEFIKGVINLRGLIVPIVDMRIKFNLGDANYDNLTVVIILNIGGRVVGMVVDSVSDVITLNPEQIKPAPAMTSALDTTYLIGLGTVEQRMLILVDIDKLMSSAEMGLTDEMAA; from the coding sequence ATGCAAAATACTATGCACATGAATGGTAATTCTGAGGAGTCTACGGGGCATGAGTTCCTTGCGTTTACTCTGGGTGCGGAAGAATATGGTATCGATATTCTGAAAGTGCAGGAAATTCGCGGTTATGAAAGTCCGACGAGAATTGCGAATGCGCCAGAGTTTATCAAAGGGGTCATCAACTTGCGTGGTTTGATAGTGCCTATTGTGGATATGCGGATTAAGTTTAATCTGGGTGACGCGAATTACGATAACTTGACGGTGGTGATCATTCTGAATATTGGCGGTCGTGTGGTTGGTATGGTAGTGGATAGCGTATCCGATGTGATTACGCTGAATCCAGAACAAATCAAACCAGCGCCAGCCATGACCAGTGCGCTTGATACTACTTATCTGATTGGGCTGGGTACCGTAGAGCAGCGCATGTTGATTCTAGTGGATATTGATAAGCTGATGTCTAGTGCTGAAATGGGTTTAACTGACGAGATGGCTGCATGA